In a single window of the Amycolatopsis sp. cg5 genome:
- a CDS encoding ferric reductase-like transmembrane domain-containing protein translates to MSDGVRSIAQMSARLAYAFMCLTLCWGVLTATGWVRNVTGRKALRGGHLALAVLTLSFGIVHALSFLFLSTGAFTLPMLTVPLLPGTMARHTIGIIGLELMLAIAITAGLHRFTSYRRWLWLHRTAYPAVLLTAVHSLFGAIANGNIAILWLGGITLLVPTVTLAVLRFLPVRTLERIGLVEEQVA, encoded by the coding sequence ATGAGTGACGGCGTCCGGTCCATCGCGCAGATGTCCGCGCGACTGGCCTACGCGTTCATGTGCCTGACCTTGTGCTGGGGCGTGCTCACCGCGACCGGGTGGGTCCGCAATGTCACCGGGCGCAAGGCGTTGCGCGGCGGGCATCTGGCGCTCGCGGTGCTGACCTTGTCCTTCGGCATCGTGCACGCGCTGAGCTTCCTGTTCCTGTCCACCGGCGCGTTCACGCTGCCGATGCTGACCGTGCCGCTGCTGCCGGGGACCATGGCGCGCCACACGATCGGGATCATCGGCCTGGAACTGATGCTGGCGATCGCGATCACCGCGGGCCTGCACCGGTTCACCTCGTATCGTCGCTGGCTGTGGTTGCACCGAACGGCCTATCCGGCCGTGTTGCTGACCGCCGTGCATTCGCTGTTCGGCGCGATCGCGAACGGCAACATCGCGATCCTGTGGCTGGGCGGCATCACCCTGCTCGTGCCGACGGTGACGTTGGCCGTATTGAGGTTCCTGCCGGTGCGCACCCTCGAGCGCATCGGCCTGGTGGAGGAGCAAGTCGCATGA
- a CDS encoding ferredoxin — protein sequence MKLTLRAGPRVSVDNDRCELYGICQYEAPDIFQLGRDGRLRFRRQLTETDVEPVIAAARCCPMQAVRVKGLADE from the coding sequence ATGAAACTAACCCTGCGCGCCGGACCGCGGGTCAGCGTCGACAACGACCGCTGCGAGTTGTACGGCATTTGCCAGTACGAAGCACCCGACATCTTCCAGCTCGGCCGTGACGGCAGGCTGCGGTTCCGCCGCCAGCTCACCGAAACCGACGTCGAGCCGGTGATCGCCGCGGCCCGCTGCTGCCCGATGCAGGCCGTGAGAGTGAAAGGCCTGGCCGATGAGTGA